TATCAGAACACCAGTATTTTCATCAATATAATACTTTACAAAAACAACTTGTACTTTGGTTTTTGGAAACTTAATCTCTCCTTCAAGATATATTGTGTTTTTAGGCTCTTCTATTTCGCTAAGCAGGTATTTTTTTTCTTCTTGTTGTCGACCAGCTATTAAATCTTTCACAAGAGGCATCAACTTATCCCTGTCTAAAAGGGTGACACCTATTTCTGCCGCCTCACTGAAGGCTTCAGGGCAAAAATAGGTATTGGTAAATAACAATGCCTGTTCACAATGGTAATAGTTTGCTATATATCTTAATTGCCTAATTGTCTTTACCCCTATAAGACTGCCTATGTCCCCTTTTATGGCTAAAACAGCAATTTTTACATCTTTACGGTGAACAATAATATCTATATTTTTAGTGTTATTAATAGGAATAAAGAGTATTTCATAACCGAAATGAATAATAATCTGTTTAATAAGTGCTTTAAATTTTAGCTCATCAAGGGAATCTACATCCAGTAACTTTGACGATTTATAAGAGTCCCTAATCCTGCTTAATACGATAGAGTCAATATAATCTGCGAGCTGGTTACGCCGTCTAAGATCTGTAGACTCCTCTGTAATGTTGTGCCTGCTGTACATATCGTCAATAAGTCTTTGAATTTTCTTGTCCTCATATTTTTTATGAAGATAGTTTGTAACGCATCGTATTAAATTTTGATTATTATATTTACTATCAAGTCCCTCCTGATTGGCATGCAACTCCAGCAATTTATCACGTAATGTAGATGGT
This sequence is a window from Bacillota bacterium. Protein-coding genes within it:
- a CDS encoding restriction endonuclease, translated to MRPSTLRDKLLELHANQEGLDSKYNNQNLIRCVTNYLHKKYEDKKIQRLIDDMYSRHNITEESTDLRRRNQLADYIDSIVLSRIRDSYKSSKLLDVDSLDELKFKALIKQIIIHFGYEILFIPINNTKNIDIIVHRKDVKIAVLAIKGDIGSLIGVKTIRQLRYIANYYHCEQALLFTNTYFCPEAFSEAAEIGVTLLDRDKLMPLVKDLIAGRQQEEKKYLLSEIEEPKNTIYLEGEIKFPKTKVQVVFVKYYIDENTGVLIFEGKLTNTGKKPASNINVEIKIFNRNNDCIYLNNFPVGKEKLESKEEIAFKCSFDEIPQHDWENLCRYQLKLEYKNTYKE